A single genomic interval of Flavobacteriales bacterium harbors:
- a CDS encoding T9SS type A sorting domain-containing protein, with translation MRTRTLFVAASLAPALLSAQSFDATILSYEGLDRTCDGSITPVLRIQNTGGETMTSCDIDILRNGLADNTFNWVLAVPALTGEVRKPALPTINGLQPGDELEFRITTVNTQPDEVSTGNVITRTVQGESVEGDSYRVLVEVRTDGDPQETTWSLKDATGMAVATGGPYTSAEAVERSWVDLDPAACYALRVDDSGGNGMDARALPGYVKVIALGETLIDLDGASFTSSYDDAVRTGADGCAVTQLTNADDATPSCGTQVFLNGTSSIQARAVPGATHYQFQFSYGTYLRRIASSTPTLTLNPWATLPLKPGRVYTVEVRVSFDGGATYCPFGPSCTIRTRYPLAASRDMELADGPDGSGFSLFPNPAEGAVVTLVPVGIDGSAQVELIDLTGRVLSQRTLMVTDAVPLSLELDEVTGSGLYLVRLTAGGTSWVERLMVR, from the coding sequence ATGCGCACCAGAACCCTTTTCGTCGCCGCCTCCCTGGCGCCTGCCCTGCTCAGCGCCCAGAGCTTCGATGCCACCATCCTCAGCTACGAGGGCCTCGATCGCACCTGCGATGGAAGCATCACTCCGGTGCTGCGCATCCAGAACACGGGCGGGGAAACGATGACGAGCTGCGACATCGACATCCTGCGGAACGGGCTCGCGGACAACACCTTCAACTGGGTGCTGGCGGTGCCCGCGCTCACTGGCGAGGTGCGCAAACCTGCGCTGCCGACGATCAATGGCCTGCAGCCCGGCGATGAGCTGGAGTTCCGGATCACCACCGTGAACACGCAACCCGATGAGGTGTCAACGGGCAACGTGATCACCCGCACGGTGCAGGGCGAGAGCGTGGAGGGCGACAGCTACCGCGTGCTGGTGGAGGTGCGCACCGATGGCGATCCGCAGGAGACCACCTGGAGCCTGAAGGACGCCACGGGCATGGCCGTGGCCACGGGCGGACCGTACACGAGCGCCGAGGCCGTGGAGCGCAGTTGGGTGGACCTGGATCCCGCCGCGTGCTATGCGCTGCGCGTGGATGACAGCGGAGGCAACGGCATGGACGCACGGGCGCTGCCCGGCTACGTGAAGGTGATCGCCCTGGGCGAGACGCTGATCGACCTGGATGGGGCTTCGTTCACCAGCAGCTACGACGATGCCGTGCGCACCGGCGCGGACGGCTGCGCGGTGACGCAACTGACCAACGCCGACGATGCCACCCCGAGCTGCGGCACGCAGGTCTTCCTCAATGGCACCAGCAGCATCCAGGCCCGCGCCGTGCCCGGCGCCACGCACTACCAGTTCCAGTTCAGCTACGGCACCTACCTGCGGCGCATCGCCTCCAGCACGCCCACGTTGACCTTGAACCCCTGGGCCACCCTGCCGCTGAAGCCGGGCCGCGTCTACACCGTGGAGGTGCGCGTGAGCTTCGACGGTGGTGCCACCTACTGCCCCTTCGGCCCGTCGTGCACCATCCGCACGCGCTACCCGCTCGCGGCATCCCGGGACATGGAACTCGCCGATGGACCGGACGGGTCGGGCTTCAGCCTGTTCCCCAACCCCGCGGAGGGTGCGGTGGTGACCCTGGTCCCGGTGGGCATCGATGGCTCCGCACAGGTGGAGCTGATCGACCTGACGGGCCGTGTCCTTTCCCAGCGCACGTTGATGGTGACGGACGCTGTGCCCCTGTCCTTGGAGCTGGACGAGGTCACCGGGTCCGGGCTGTACCTGGTGCGGTTGACAGCGGGCGGCACCTCGTGGGTGGAGCGATTGATGGTGCGCTGA
- a CDS encoding tetratricopeptide repeat protein has protein sequence MRHVLLILFCLVAGSVRPQTDSLWKVWRNEALPDSARLTAIASLSWKAVFEQPDSGIALARMQLDLARRGGAPRALYTAYNTLAVGYKLRSDLPAALDHFNRALEVARSSKDPGRTAAALSNMSTVYKDLGDLPRALELLHQSLRIDQDLGNTAGVASTYNNIGNTYKRLNEFDKALENYERSAALYNELGNAKGRASALVSIGTTHSDLGQREKAVRELQEAIAIYRDLGSRMDRGKAHNNLGQVLTRMGRSAEAHAHFDTARTVFIELDAKDPLSRNFYYSGEAYLAEGRSAEALRACRQGLALADSLGLLAQRKECTDCVMRALALTGDYRGAYEAQRSFLSLDDTLDKVNNGREVLRLELVRDFEQQQIADSLARVKETFEQQLAFDRRMADERGRRGMLIAGILLALVIAGALLNRLRYTQRSKKAIEHEKERSDELLHNILPVEVAAELKAKGRAEARTYANATVLFTDFKGFTQLSEQLSATELVDEIDACFKGLDAIVGKYHVEKIKTIGDAYMAAAGLPDPQASSAADIVLAALDMRDHIAQRRTERLRAGKPAFEMRIGLHSGPVIAGIVGVRKFAYDIWGDTVNTAARMESSGEPGRVNISATTYELVKDTPGLRFEARGLVHAKGKGDLRMYFVERA, from the coding sequence ATGCGCCACGTCCTGCTGATCCTGTTCTGCCTCGTGGCGGGCTCCGTGCGTCCCCAGACCGACTCGCTCTGGAAGGTGTGGCGCAACGAGGCGCTCCCGGACAGCGCCCGCCTGACGGCCATCGCCAGCCTGTCGTGGAAGGCGGTCTTTGAACAGCCGGACAGCGGGATCGCGCTGGCGCGGATGCAGTTGGACCTGGCCCGTCGCGGCGGAGCACCCAGGGCGCTCTACACCGCTTACAACACGCTGGCCGTGGGCTACAAGCTCCGCAGCGACCTGCCGGCGGCGCTCGACCATTTCAACCGCGCTCTGGAGGTGGCCCGCTCGTCGAAGGACCCCGGGCGCACGGCCGCCGCGCTGAGCAACATGAGCACGGTCTACAAGGACCTCGGCGACCTGCCCCGCGCGCTGGAGCTGCTCCACCAGAGCCTGCGCATCGACCAGGACCTGGGCAACACGGCGGGTGTGGCCAGCACCTACAACAACATCGGCAACACGTACAAGCGGTTGAACGAGTTCGACAAGGCGTTGGAGAACTACGAACGGAGCGCGGCGCTGTACAACGAACTCGGCAACGCGAAGGGCCGCGCCAGTGCCTTGGTGAGCATCGGCACCACGCACAGCGACCTCGGGCAGCGTGAAAAGGCGGTGCGGGAGCTGCAGGAGGCCATCGCCATCTACCGCGACCTGGGCAGCCGGATGGACCGGGGCAAGGCGCACAACAACCTGGGCCAGGTGCTCACGCGGATGGGACGCAGCGCCGAAGCGCACGCCCACTTCGATACGGCCCGCACCGTGTTCATCGAGCTCGATGCCAAGGACCCGCTGAGCCGCAACTTCTACTACTCAGGCGAGGCCTACCTGGCGGAAGGCCGGTCCGCCGAAGCCCTGCGGGCCTGCCGGCAGGGCCTGGCCCTGGCCGACAGCCTGGGCCTGCTCGCCCAGCGCAAGGAATGCACCGATTGCGTGATGCGGGCCCTCGCGCTCACCGGCGACTACCGCGGGGCGTACGAGGCCCAGCGGTCGTTCCTGTCGCTCGACGATACGCTGGACAAGGTGAACAACGGCCGGGAGGTGCTGCGGTTGGAACTGGTGCGCGACTTCGAGCAGCAGCAGATCGCCGACAGCCTGGCCCGGGTGAAGGAGACCTTTGAGCAGCAGCTGGCCTTCGACCGCCGCATGGCCGATGAGCGCGGTCGCAGGGGTATGCTCATCGCCGGCATCCTGCTGGCCCTAGTGATCGCCGGTGCCCTGCTCAATCGCCTGCGCTACACCCAGCGCTCCAAGAAGGCCATCGAGCACGAAAAGGAGCGTAGCGACGAGCTGCTGCACAACATCCTGCCGGTGGAGGTGGCCGCCGAACTGAAGGCCAAGGGCCGCGCTGAGGCGCGCACCTACGCCAACGCCACGGTGCTGTTCACGGATTTCAAGGGCTTCACCCAGCTCAGCGAGCAGCTCAGCGCCACAGAGCTCGTGGACGAGATCGACGCGTGCTTCAAGGGGCTCGACGCCATCGTGGGGAAGTACCACGTGGAGAAGATCAAGACCATCGGCGACGCCTACATGGCCGCCGCCGGGCTGCCCGACCCCCAGGCCTCAAGCGCTGCGGACATCGTGCTGGCCGCGCTGGACATGCGCGACCACATCGCGCAGCGCCGCACGGAACGGCTGCGCGCCGGCAAGCCTGCCTTCGAGATGCGCATCGGGCTGCACAGCGGTCCGGTGATCGCCGGCATCGTCGGCGTGCGCAAGTTCGCCTACGACATCTGGGGCGACACGGTGAACACCGCGGCCCGCATGGAGAGCAGCGGCGAACCCGGCCGGGTGAACATCAGCGCCACCACCTACGAGCTGGTGAAGGACACGCCCGGCCTGCGCTTCGAGGCACGCGGGCTGGTGCACGCCAAGGGCAAGGGCGACCTGCGGATGTACTTCGTGGAGCGCGCCTGA
- a CDS encoding T9SS type A sorting domain-containing protein: MVRALHLLIAGLIVIQLHAQFDALPDADAGWTVSFWVGPGYPHEGYHYTYDAVSPDTVYNGTVYKKLLLATSIDGSIYPAVYGGALYDNELGQVSYWAPGAADPVLLYDFDVMPGDTLYDVHGLYPHDVRVFAVDTVTINVTERRRVELECLGMTGPTGIHWIQGIGCTQGLLQMAVCGSVSGLGELVCMTASDTVQWGPNVGGVGDCALALGMDDAPQASLALTAYPVPAEEQLFVKGARAGAQLEVFGPDGRIALASTAPQGPLDIGALVPGIHLLRVTDVDGEVRTARFVKK, from the coding sequence ATGGTACGCGCACTCCACCTGCTGATCGCCGGCCTCATCGTCATCCAGCTCCACGCCCAGTTCGATGCCCTGCCGGATGCGGACGCCGGCTGGACCGTCTCCTTCTGGGTCGGCCCGGGGTATCCGCATGAAGGCTACCACTACACGTATGATGCGGTCTCTCCGGATACCGTGTACAACGGAACGGTCTATAAGAAGCTGCTGCTCGCCACCTCCATCGACGGGTCCATCTACCCTGCGGTGTATGGCGGGGCGCTGTACGACAACGAACTGGGCCAGGTGAGCTACTGGGCGCCTGGCGCTGCCGATCCGGTGCTGCTCTACGACTTTGATGTGATGCCCGGCGACACCCTGTACGATGTTCATGGACTGTATCCGCATGATGTGCGTGTCTTCGCGGTGGATACGGTGACGATCAATGTCACGGAGAGACGGAGGGTGGAGCTGGAGTGCCTCGGCATGACGGGCCCCACGGGGATCCACTGGATCCAGGGCATCGGCTGCACCCAGGGCCTGCTTCAGATGGCGGTGTGCGGCAGCGTTTCCGGCTTGGGCGAGCTGGTGTGCATGACCGCGAGCGACACGGTGCAGTGGGGCCCGAACGTCGGCGGAGTGGGCGATTGCGCGCTCGCCCTGGGGATGGACGACGCGCCGCAGGCGTCATTGGCACTGACGGCGTACCCGGTGCCGGCGGAGGAGCAGCTGTTCGTGAAGGGGGCGAGGGCTGGTGCGCAGCTTGAGGTGTTCGGGCCGGATGGCCGCATCGCCCTGGCATCCACCGCGCCCCAAGGACCGTTGGACATCGGTGCCCTGGTCCCCGGGATCCACCTGCTGCGCGTGACCGATGTGGACGGGGAGGTCCGCACGGCGCGCTTTGTCAAGAAGTGA
- a CDS encoding geranylgeranylglyceryl/heptaprenylglyceryl phosphate synthase, with protein MGAVVEQLEDAKVRGRKLLAVLIDPDLGQDEALLERTVQNACMARADLLFVGGSLLTSASFDRCVDLVKRWSTSPVVLFPGSPAQLSRHADAVLFLSLISGRNPELLIGHHVTAAPTIKAMGLEAIPTGYMLVDGGAPTTVSYVSQTAPIPHDKPGIAAATALAGELLGLRTIYLDTGSGARRTVSPAMIASVRKAVDLPIIVGGGIRDGATARELCEAGADVIVVGTAFEQDPELIFALSEAVHG; from the coding sequence ATGGGCGCCGTGGTGGAACAGCTTGAGGACGCGAAGGTTCGCGGGCGCAAGCTCCTGGCCGTGCTCATCGACCCCGATCTCGGGCAGGACGAGGCCCTGCTGGAGCGCACCGTGCAGAACGCCTGCATGGCCAGGGCCGACCTGCTCTTCGTGGGCGGCAGCCTGCTCACCTCGGCCTCCTTCGACCGTTGTGTGGACCTGGTGAAGCGCTGGAGCACGAGCCCCGTGGTGCTGTTCCCGGGCAGCCCGGCGCAGCTCAGCCGCCATGCCGATGCGGTGCTCTTCCTCAGCCTGATCAGCGGCCGAAACCCCGAACTGCTCATCGGCCACCACGTCACGGCCGCCCCCACCATCAAGGCCATGGGCCTCGAGGCCATCCCCACCGGCTACATGCTGGTGGACGGCGGCGCACCCACCACCGTGAGCTACGTGAGCCAGACCGCGCCCATTCCGCACGACAAGCCCGGCATCGCCGCCGCCACCGCGCTGGCCGGCGAACTGCTCGGCCTGCGCACCATCTACCTGGACACCGGCAGCGGCGCGCGGCGCACCGTGAGCCCGGCGATGATCGCCTCCGTCCGCAAGGCCGTGGACCTGCCCATCATCGTGGGTGGTGGCATCCGCGATGGGGCGACCGCGAGGGAGCTGTGCGAGGCCGGAGCGGACGTGATCGTCGTCGGCACGGCCTTCGAGCAGGATCCCGAGCTCATCTTCGCCCTGAGCGAAGCGGTGCACGGCTGA